One stretch of Akkermansia massiliensis DNA includes these proteins:
- a CDS encoding type I phosphomannose isomerase catalytic subunit, producing the protein MAYAPVITMQPFRFHSIYQPRIWGGQHMRTMLGRELPNRETAYGEAWEISDRPEAMSTVREGEWEGMPLHQLWEERREELFGPGYERFPRFPLLCKILDARENLSVQVHPPECTAAARRGEVKNEVWYVLHADPDALIYGGMEETATLSDIRRAAETGQMEQLIRSTHLEKGEHLYIPAGLVHAIGAGHLIAEIQQNSDTTYRLYDWNRTDASGQGRELHMEQALDSIAEFRELCRQPGYLTEMPHFTTEEYRLDQGERFTQPDASRFAIFTVLRGSVSWDGKTARQGEFILSPANADAVTAVEPDTVLLSTTV; encoded by the coding sequence ATGGCCTACGCTCCCGTTATTACGATGCAGCCTTTTCGATTCCATTCCATCTATCAGCCGCGCATCTGGGGCGGCCAGCACATGAGAACCATGCTGGGCCGGGAACTGCCCAACCGGGAAACGGCCTACGGGGAAGCCTGGGAAATCAGCGACCGTCCGGAAGCCATGAGCACGGTGAGGGAAGGCGAATGGGAAGGAATGCCCCTGCACCAGCTATGGGAAGAACGGCGGGAAGAACTCTTCGGGCCCGGCTACGAACGTTTTCCGCGTTTTCCCCTGCTCTGCAAAATTCTGGACGCCCGTGAGAATCTTTCCGTCCAGGTGCATCCCCCGGAATGCACGGCGGCAGCACGGCGGGGAGAGGTTAAAAACGAGGTATGGTACGTGCTGCACGCGGACCCGGATGCCCTGATTTACGGAGGAATGGAAGAAACCGCTACGCTCTCGGACATCCGCCGGGCGGCGGAAACGGGCCAAATGGAGCAACTGATACGCTCCACCCATCTGGAAAAGGGGGAACATCTTTACATTCCCGCCGGCCTGGTTCACGCCATCGGCGCCGGGCACCTCATTGCGGAGATCCAGCAGAACAGCGACACCACCTACCGCCTTTACGACTGGAACCGGACAGACGCTTCCGGACAGGGACGGGAACTGCACATGGAACAGGCGCTGGATTCCATCGCGGAATTCCGGGAGCTCTGCCGGCAGCCCGGCTACCTGACGGAAATGCCGCATTTCACCACGGAGGAATATCGGCTGGACCAGGGAGAACGATTCACCCAGCCGGACGCCTCCCGCTTCGCCATCTTCACAGTTCTCCGCGGCTCCGTGTCCTGGGACGGGAAAACGGCGCGGCAGGGGGAATTCATCCTGTCTCCGGCAAATGCGGACGCCGTCACCGCCGTGGAACCGGATACCGTTTTGCTCTCAACAACGGTTTGA
- the carB gene encoding carbamoyl-phosphate synthase large subunit encodes MPKDTSIKKILVIGSGPIVIGQGCEFDYSGTQACKALREEGYEVVLVNSNPATIMTDPETAPRTYVEPITPEFVEKIIIREKPDALLPTLGGQTALNCAMELHRSGVLERENVRMIGAHADAIDRGEDRNLFKEAMIRIGLDVPRSGIAHTMEEARRVAGDIGTFPLIIRPAFTLGGMGGGVAYNKTEFEEICARGLDLSPVSEILIEESLIGWKEFEMEVMRDRADNCVVICSIENIDAMGVHTGDSITVAPIQTLTDREYQVMRDASFAVIREIGVETGGSNIQFAINPANGRMIVIEMNPRVSRSSALASKATGFPIAKLAAKLAVGYTLDELRNDITRETPACFEPTIDYVVTKVPRFTFEKFKQADEHLTTSMKSVGEAMAIGRTFKESLQKALRSLETGRWGWGFDTKAPQKPTAEEITRKLAVPTAERIFWIQTAFSSGFSLDEVHQLTQIDPWFLAQMRDLAKAGDRLDALDLREAKKLGFSDRQIALARGTTEESIRKERREQGIVPGYRLVDTCAAEFEAYTPYFYSTYGDENEARDTGRKKILILGGGPNRIGQGIEFDYCCVHASMALREMGYETIIVNSNPETVSTDYDSSDKLFFEPLTLEDVLHICEQEKPDGVIVQFGGQTPLNLANALEAHGVPVIGTSPKAIDLAEDREHFSALLRELGLKQADAGTATNVEDAAAIAARIGYPVLLRPSFVLGGRGMIIVYEEQELRRYMNEAVEASEERPVLIDRFLENAVEIDVDVIADRERAVIGAIMQHVEPAGIHSGDSASMIPAMGISMKMHKEITRASKELARRLNVCGLMNIQFAVKDEQLYVIEVNPRASRTVPFVSKAIGRPLAKLAAQVMAGKTLEELGFTREITPEYHCVKEAVFPWGRFPGIDVVLGPEMKSTGEVMGIDPDPDIAFAKSQISAFNPLPTEGKVFISVNDRDKERVLHMARQLADMGFTLCATRGTMIHLLQHDIECERAYKVNEARRPNIVDHIKNGDIDFIINTPGSHDARADDIIIRSSAIAAKTSYCTNLASAQACVNAIEALKNRNLQVCTIQEYHAQTV; translated from the coding sequence ATGCCTAAAGATACCTCCATCAAAAAGATTCTCGTGATCGGCTCCGGCCCGATCGTCATCGGCCAGGGCTGCGAATTCGACTACTCCGGCACCCAGGCCTGCAAGGCCCTCCGGGAAGAAGGTTATGAAGTAGTGCTGGTAAACTCCAATCCCGCCACCATCATGACGGACCCGGAGACCGCCCCGCGCACCTACGTTGAACCGATCACCCCGGAGTTCGTGGAGAAAATCATCATCCGGGAAAAGCCGGACGCCCTGCTCCCCACCCTGGGCGGCCAGACGGCCCTGAACTGCGCCATGGAGCTCCACCGCAGCGGCGTGCTGGAGAGGGAGAACGTGCGCATGATCGGCGCCCATGCGGACGCCATTGACCGCGGGGAGGACCGCAACCTGTTCAAGGAGGCCATGATCCGCATCGGCCTGGACGTGCCGCGCTCCGGCATCGCCCACACGATGGAGGAGGCGCGCCGGGTAGCCGGGGACATAGGCACCTTTCCCCTGATTATCCGCCCCGCCTTCACGCTGGGCGGCATGGGCGGCGGCGTGGCGTACAACAAGACGGAGTTTGAGGAAATCTGCGCCCGCGGGCTGGACCTCTCCCCCGTTTCCGAAATCCTGATTGAGGAATCCCTCATCGGCTGGAAGGAGTTTGAAATGGAAGTGATGAGAGACCGCGCGGACAATTGCGTGGTGATCTGCTCCATTGAGAACATTGACGCGATGGGCGTGCATACCGGGGATTCCATCACCGTGGCTCCCATCCAGACCCTGACGGACAGGGAATACCAGGTCATGAGGGACGCATCCTTCGCCGTCATCCGGGAAATCGGCGTGGAAACGGGCGGTTCCAACATCCAGTTCGCCATCAACCCGGCCAACGGCCGCATGATCGTCATTGAGATGAACCCCCGCGTTTCACGTTCCTCCGCTCTGGCTTCCAAGGCCACGGGGTTCCCCATCGCCAAGCTGGCCGCCAAGCTGGCCGTGGGCTACACGCTGGACGAACTGCGCAACGACATCACGAGGGAAACGCCCGCCTGCTTTGAGCCCACCATTGACTACGTGGTGACCAAGGTCCCCCGCTTCACGTTTGAAAAGTTCAAGCAGGCGGACGAGCACCTGACCACCTCCATGAAATCCGTGGGGGAAGCCATGGCCATAGGCCGCACGTTCAAGGAATCCCTGCAAAAGGCCCTGCGCTCCCTGGAAACGGGCCGCTGGGGCTGGGGTTTCGACACGAAGGCGCCGCAGAAGCCCACCGCGGAGGAAATCACGCGGAAGCTTGCCGTCCCCACGGCGGAACGCATTTTCTGGATTCAGACGGCGTTCAGCAGCGGCTTTTCCCTGGACGAGGTGCACCAGCTCACCCAGATTGACCCCTGGTTCCTGGCCCAGATGCGGGACCTGGCGAAGGCGGGCGACCGCCTGGACGCGCTGGACCTGCGGGAAGCCAAGAAGCTGGGCTTTTCCGACAGGCAGATCGCCCTGGCCCGCGGAACTACGGAGGAAAGCATCCGCAAGGAACGCCGCGAACAGGGCATCGTGCCCGGCTACCGCCTGGTGGACACCTGCGCCGCGGAGTTTGAGGCATACACGCCTTACTTTTATTCCACGTACGGGGATGAAAACGAGGCGCGCGACACGGGCCGGAAGAAGATCCTCATCCTGGGAGGCGGCCCGAACCGCATCGGCCAGGGCATCGAGTTCGACTACTGCTGCGTGCACGCCTCCATGGCCCTGCGGGAAATGGGGTATGAAACCATCATCGTGAATTCCAACCCTGAGACCGTCTCCACGGACTACGATTCCTCCGACAAGCTTTTCTTTGAACCCCTGACGCTGGAAGACGTGCTCCACATCTGCGAGCAGGAGAAGCCGGACGGCGTCATCGTCCAGTTCGGCGGCCAGACGCCGCTGAACCTGGCCAACGCCCTGGAAGCCCACGGCGTGCCCGTCATCGGCACCAGCCCGAAGGCCATTGACCTGGCAGAGGACCGCGAACATTTCTCCGCCCTGCTGAGGGAGCTGGGGCTGAAGCAGGCGGACGCGGGGACGGCCACCAACGTGGAGGACGCCGCCGCCATTGCCGCCCGCATCGGCTATCCGGTGCTGCTGCGCCCCTCCTTCGTGCTGGGCGGCCGCGGCATGATCATCGTGTACGAGGAGCAGGAGCTGCGCCGGTACATGAACGAAGCCGTGGAGGCCTCCGAGGAACGCCCCGTGCTGATCGACCGCTTTCTGGAAAACGCCGTGGAGATTGACGTGGACGTCATCGCGGACCGGGAGCGGGCCGTCATCGGCGCCATCATGCAGCACGTGGAGCCCGCGGGCATCCACTCCGGGGATTCCGCCAGCATGATTCCCGCCATGGGCATTTCCATGAAAATGCACAAGGAAATCACGCGCGCCTCCAAGGAGCTGGCACGGCGGCTGAACGTCTGCGGGCTGATGAACATCCAGTTCGCCGTGAAGGACGAACAGCTTTACGTCATTGAAGTGAATCCGCGCGCCTCCCGCACCGTTCCGTTCGTCTCCAAGGCCATCGGCAGGCCCCTCGCCAAGCTGGCCGCGCAGGTCATGGCCGGCAAGACGCTGGAGGAGCTGGGCTTTACCCGGGAAATCACGCCGGAATACCACTGCGTGAAGGAGGCCGTCTTCCCCTGGGGCCGCTTTCCGGGCATCGACGTGGTGCTGGGGCCGGAGATGAAATCCACCGGGGAGGTGATGGGCATCGACCCGGACCCGGACATCGCCTTCGCCAAATCCCAGATCAGCGCATTCAATCCCCTGCCGACGGAAGGCAAGGTTTTCATCTCCGTGAATGACCGGGACAAGGAGCGCGTGCTCCACATGGCCCGCCAGCTGGCGGACATGGGCTTCACGCTGTGCGCCACGCGCGGCACGATGATCCACCTGCTCCAGCACGACATCGAATGCGAACGCGCGTACAAGGTGAACGAGGCGCGCCGCCCGAACATCGTGGACCACATCAAGAACGGGGACATCGATTTCATCATCAACACGCCCGGCTCCCACGACGCGCGGGCGGACGACATCATCATCCGTTCCTCCGCCATCGCCGCCAAAACCTCCTACTGCACGAACCTGGCCTCCGCACAGGCCTGCGTGAACGCCATTGAGGCGCTGAAGAACAGGAACCTCCAGGTGTGCACCATCCAGGAATACCATGCCCAGACCGTTTAA
- the gmd gene encoding GDP-mannose 4,6-dehydratase: protein MSKIALISGITGQDGSFLAEFLIDKGYEVHGILRRSSSFNTGRIEHLYLDEWVRDMKKNRLINLHYGDMTDSSSLIRIIQTVQPDEIYNLAAQSHVKVSFDVPEYTAETDAVGTLRMLEAVRILGMEKKCRIYQASTSELFGLVQEVPQKETTPFYPRSPYGVAKQYGFWITKNYRESYGMFAVNGILFNHESERRGENFVTRKITLAAARIAQGMQDKLYLGNLNALRDWGYAKDYVECMWLILQHDKPEDFVIATGEMHTVREFCTLAFREAGIELEWEGEGVEERGRDKKTGHILVEVDPKYFRPSEVEQLLGDPTKARTLLGWNPTSTPFEELVRIMVRHDMEYVKNPVNS, encoded by the coding sequence ATGAGCAAAATCGCATTAATCTCCGGCATCACGGGACAGGACGGTTCTTTTCTCGCAGAGTTCCTGATTGACAAGGGCTATGAAGTACACGGCATCCTGCGCCGCTCCTCTTCCTTCAACACGGGCCGCATCGAGCATCTTTACCTGGACGAGTGGGTGCGGGACATGAAGAAAAACCGGCTGATCAACCTCCACTATGGCGACATGACGGATTCCAGCTCTCTGATCCGCATCATCCAGACCGTGCAGCCGGATGAAATCTACAACCTGGCGGCCCAGAGCCATGTGAAGGTCAGCTTTGACGTGCCGGAATACACGGCGGAAACGGACGCCGTGGGCACCCTCCGCATGCTGGAGGCCGTCCGCATCCTGGGCATGGAAAAGAAATGCCGCATTTACCAGGCTTCCACGTCCGAACTCTTCGGGCTGGTGCAGGAAGTTCCCCAGAAGGAAACCACGCCGTTCTATCCCCGCTCCCCCTACGGCGTAGCCAAGCAATACGGCTTCTGGATCACCAAGAATTACCGCGAATCCTACGGCATGTTCGCCGTCAACGGCATCCTGTTCAACCACGAGAGCGAACGCCGCGGGGAAAACTTCGTCACCCGCAAGATCACGCTGGCGGCGGCCCGCATCGCCCAGGGCATGCAGGACAAGCTTTATCTGGGCAACCTGAACGCCCTGCGCGACTGGGGCTACGCGAAGGATTACGTGGAATGCATGTGGCTGATTCTCCAGCACGACAAGCCGGAAGACTTCGTCATCGCCACCGGGGAGATGCATACGGTCCGGGAGTTCTGCACGCTGGCCTTCCGTGAAGCCGGAATTGAGCTGGAATGGGAAGGCGAAGGCGTGGAAGAACGCGGGCGCGACAAGAAGACGGGCCATATCCTGGTGGAAGTGGATCCCAAGTACTTCCGCCCCTCCGAGGTGGAACAACTGCTGGGAGACCCCACCAAGGCCAGAACCCTCCTCGGCTGGAACCCCACCTCCACCCCGTTTGAGGAACTCGTGCGCATCATGGTCCGCCACGACATGGAATACGTCAAAAATCCCGTCAATTCCTGA
- a CDS encoding Na+/H+ antiporter NhaC family protein, giving the protein MTHFPDSQDTAPVKPSLWALSPLLVFFLLYLVISVAVQDFYAVPVTVAFTAAAVWAVLITRGKSMAERVDLFSSGVANRNILMMIWIFVLAGAFAQSARDMGAIDATVQLTLRLLPDNLLLASVFIASCFISLSVGTSVGTIVALAPVATGLAHATQVSTGMMTAIVVGGAFFGDNLSFISDTTIAATRTQGCAMRDKFRANVKVVLPAALLALACYTLLGWNVQSPSMADAPIEWMKVFPYLLVLVTALAGVHVMAVLTLGLLATGLVGVGMGYFSFMAWFRAMGSGMTGMGELIIVTLLAGGVLALIRFNGGIAYIIGKITAHIRSRRGAEFSIAGLVSLANLCTANNTIAIITVGPIAKEISDKFHIAPRRSASILDTFSCLVQGVIPYGAQMLMAAGIAQVSPLLIMEYLYYPLILGVCSILAIALAPGKTGKRRKS; this is encoded by the coding sequence ATGACCCATTTTCCAGACAGCCAGGATACGGCGCCCGTCAAACCCAGCCTGTGGGCGCTGAGCCCCCTGCTGGTTTTCTTCCTGCTTTACCTGGTCATCTCCGTAGCCGTACAGGATTTTTACGCCGTTCCGGTGACGGTGGCCTTTACGGCGGCGGCAGTCTGGGCCGTGCTCATCACCCGCGGGAAAAGCATGGCGGAACGGGTGGACCTGTTTTCCTCCGGCGTAGCCAACCGGAATATCCTGATGATGATCTGGATTTTCGTGCTGGCGGGCGCATTCGCCCAGTCCGCCAGGGACATGGGGGCAATTGACGCCACCGTGCAGCTCACGCTGCGCCTCCTGCCGGACAATCTGCTGCTTGCCAGCGTCTTCATCGCATCCTGCTTCATCTCCCTTTCTGTGGGCACTTCCGTGGGCACCATTGTGGCGCTTGCTCCCGTAGCCACGGGGCTGGCGCACGCCACGCAGGTCAGCACCGGCATGATGACGGCCATTGTGGTGGGCGGAGCGTTTTTTGGAGACAACCTTTCCTTCATTTCAGACACCACGATCGCCGCCACCCGCACGCAGGGCTGCGCCATGCGGGACAAATTCCGGGCTAACGTGAAGGTGGTGCTTCCCGCCGCGCTGCTGGCCCTGGCCTGCTACACCCTGCTCGGATGGAACGTGCAGTCCCCCTCCATGGCGGACGCTCCCATTGAATGGATGAAGGTGTTCCCCTACCTGCTGGTTCTGGTGACGGCGCTGGCCGGAGTCCACGTGATGGCCGTTCTGACGCTGGGGCTGCTCGCCACGGGACTTGTCGGAGTAGGCATGGGGTATTTTTCCTTCATGGCCTGGTTCCGCGCCATGGGCAGCGGCATGACCGGCATGGGGGAGCTGATCATCGTCACCCTGCTGGCCGGCGGCGTGCTGGCGTTGATCCGCTTCAACGGCGGCATTGCGTACATCATCGGAAAAATCACGGCCCACATCCGGAGCAGGCGCGGCGCGGAATTCAGCATCGCCGGCCTGGTCTCCCTGGCCAATCTCTGCACCGCCAACAACACGATCGCCATCATTACGGTGGGTCCCATCGCGAAGGAGATCAGCGATAAATTCCATATCGCGCCCAGGCGCAGCGCCAGTATTCTGGACACCTTTTCCTGCCTGGTCCAGGGCGTCATTCCCTACGGGGCCCAGATGCTCATGGCCGCCGGAATCGCCCAGGTTTCCCCCCTGCTGATCATGGAATACCTGTATTACCCCCTGATTCTGGGCGTCTGTTCCATTCTTGCCATCGCACTGGCTCCCGGAAAAACGGGAAAGCGCAGGAAAAGCTGA
- a CDS encoding GDP-L-fucose synthase family protein — MEKNSRIFVAGHRGLVGSAIWKSLEDRGYSNLIGRTHRELDLEDPAAVREFFDREKPEYVFLAAAFVGGIIANSRYRADFIFRNLQIQQNVIGESFRHGVSKLLFLGSTCIYPREAPQPMKESALLTSPLEYTNEPYAIAKIAGLKMCESFNLQYGTNYIAVMPTNLYGPNDNFHLENSHVLPAMVRKIHLAKRLMEGDWDAVRKDLDARPVEQVDGTAPEEAILDALAKYGITPGSVELWGTGTPLREFLWSEDMADACVHVMEQVDFSQLKGEDREVRNCHINIGTGKEISIGDLARLIAATEGYRGELVFNADKPDGTMRKLTDVSKLHSLGWTHRVELEEGVERIYRWYLGQAEAAGN; from the coding sequence ATGGAAAAAAACAGCAGAATATTCGTGGCCGGACACCGCGGCCTCGTGGGCTCCGCCATCTGGAAATCCCTGGAAGACAGGGGTTATTCTAACCTGATCGGGCGGACGCACCGGGAACTGGACCTGGAGGACCCGGCGGCCGTGCGGGAATTCTTTGACCGGGAAAAGCCGGAATACGTCTTTCTGGCGGCGGCGTTCGTGGGCGGCATCATCGCCAACTCACGGTACCGGGCGGACTTTATCTTCCGCAACCTCCAGATCCAGCAGAACGTCATCGGGGAAAGTTTCCGGCACGGCGTCTCCAAGCTCCTCTTCCTGGGGAGCACCTGCATCTATCCGCGAGAGGCACCCCAGCCCATGAAGGAGAGCGCCCTGCTCACCTCCCCGCTGGAATACACCAACGAGCCCTACGCCATCGCCAAAATCGCAGGCCTGAAAATGTGCGAGAGCTTCAACCTCCAGTACGGCACCAACTACATCGCCGTGATGCCTACGAACCTGTACGGCCCCAATGACAACTTCCACCTGGAGAACAGCCACGTGCTGCCCGCCATGGTGCGCAAGATTCACCTGGCCAAGCGCCTGATGGAAGGGGACTGGGACGCCGTGCGGAAAGACCTGGACGCGCGGCCTGTGGAACAGGTGGACGGGACGGCGCCGGAAGAAGCCATCCTGGACGCGCTGGCCAAATACGGCATCACCCCCGGTTCCGTGGAACTGTGGGGAACGGGCACGCCCCTGCGCGAATTCCTGTGGAGCGAAGACATGGCGGACGCCTGCGTCCACGTGATGGAACAGGTGGATTTCAGCCAGCTGAAAGGGGAAGACCGGGAGGTGCGGAACTGCCATATCAACATCGGCACCGGAAAGGAAATCTCCATCGGCGATCTGGCGCGCCTGATAGCCGCCACGGAAGGCTACCGGGGAGAACTGGTATTCAACGCGGACAAGCCGGACGGCACCATGCGCAAGCTGACGGACGTTTCCAAGCTGCATTCCCTGGGCTGGACCCACCGGGTGGAGCTGGAAGAAGGCGTGGAGCGCATCTACCGGTGGTATCTGGGCCAGGCGGAAGCCGCCGGAAACTAA
- a CDS encoding peptidoglycan recognition protein family protein: MSNISTIATYLARVSGQLQPMLEKVQGMDRRTFLLEAAALLALTSCSEPSGKAGMAPMISFKPSGVPVVKRSPRQLLAECNVRPMFMPRSSPLRQRSSRMKPRFITMHNTENPSADAMQHARALNNGALRCNWHYTVDPYVAMQHIPLNETGRHADRGGPGDMYSIGIEMCEKRGQSIVKTFDRAAKLAAYNMYAHDIPLRNVVPHYYWTGKRCPHLLLDNGKPGFKWSWFISRVDYYYRCIS, encoded by the coding sequence ATGAGCAATATTTCCACCATCGCCACTTATCTTGCCCGTGTTTCCGGACAGCTCCAGCCCATGCTGGAGAAAGTCCAGGGCATGGACCGCAGAACCTTCCTGCTGGAAGCCGCCGCCCTGCTGGCCCTGACCAGTTGTTCGGAACCCTCCGGCAAAGCCGGAATGGCGCCCATGATTTCCTTCAAGCCCTCCGGTGTCCCCGTGGTGAAGCGCTCTCCACGGCAGCTGCTGGCGGAATGCAACGTCCGGCCTATGTTCATGCCCCGCTCTTCCCCTCTCCGGCAGCGCTCTTCCCGGATGAAGCCGCGCTTCATCACCATGCACAACACGGAAAACCCTTCCGCAGACGCCATGCAGCACGCGCGCGCGCTGAATAACGGAGCCCTGCGCTGCAACTGGCACTACACGGTGGATCCGTATGTAGCCATGCAGCATATCCCCCTGAATGAAACGGGACGCCATGCGGACCGGGGCGGCCCCGGGGACATGTATTCCATCGGCATTGAAATGTGCGAAAAGCGGGGACAGAGCATCGTCAAGACCTTTGACCGCGCCGCCAAGCTGGCCGCCTACAACATGTACGCCCACGATATTCCCCTGCGGAACGTCGTGCCGCATTACTACTGGACCGGAAAACGCTGCCCCCACCTGCTGCTGGACAACGGCAAGCCCGGTTTCAAATGGTCCTGGTTCATTTCCCGCGTGGATTATTATTACCGCTGCATCAGCTAA
- the carA gene encoding glutamine-hydrolyzing carbamoyl-phosphate synthase small subunit, which translates to MRAILALEDGSVFIGSHFGATGTEVGEACFNTSMTGYQEVLTDPSYSGQIVTMTYPLIGNYGVNPEDYESGKAQVSGFVVAELAKVPSNWRATEALGPWLEKQGVIGIEGVDTRKIAKHLRSAGAMRACLTTELTPEEAVEAARKAPSMEGCNIVDKIGSHPMTPEEVDALVTEGVLPPTEYDIVAFDFGIKYNILRQLRENGFRVTVVPAHTTAEEVLGMKPDGVFLSNGPGDPATLTDIHREVAALIGKVPMFGICLGHQIISHALGAKTFKLKFGHRGANHPVKDLRTGKISITSQNHGFAVDPDTVPDDVEITLMNLNDNTVEGIAHKTLPVFSVQYHPEAAPGPRDPQYLFRDFKQMIAASKRQTAR; encoded by the coding sequence ATGAGAGCCATTCTCGCACTGGAAGACGGAAGCGTCTTCATCGGTTCGCACTTCGGAGCTACGGGCACGGAAGTGGGGGAAGCCTGCTTCAACACGTCCATGACCGGCTACCAGGAAGTCCTGACGGACCCGTCCTACAGCGGCCAGATTGTCACGATGACCTATCCCCTGATCGGCAATTACGGCGTCAACCCGGAAGATTACGAGTCCGGCAAGGCGCAGGTCAGCGGCTTCGTGGTGGCGGAGCTGGCGAAGGTTCCTTCCAACTGGCGCGCCACGGAAGCCCTGGGCCCGTGGCTGGAAAAGCAGGGCGTGATCGGCATTGAGGGGGTGGACACCCGCAAGATCGCCAAGCACCTGCGCTCCGCGGGCGCCATGCGCGCCTGCCTCACCACGGAGCTGACGCCGGAGGAAGCCGTGGAAGCCGCCAGAAAGGCCCCCTCCATGGAAGGCTGCAACATCGTAGACAAGATCGGCTCCCATCCCATGACCCCGGAGGAAGTGGACGCGCTGGTGACGGAAGGGGTACTGCCCCCCACGGAGTACGACATCGTGGCCTTCGACTTCGGCATCAAGTACAACATCCTGCGCCAACTGAGGGAAAACGGCTTCCGTGTGACCGTGGTTCCCGCCCACACGACGGCGGAGGAAGTGCTTGGCATGAAGCCGGACGGCGTTTTTCTTTCCAACGGTCCGGGGGACCCCGCCACGCTGACGGACATCCACCGTGAAGTAGCCGCCCTGATCGGGAAGGTTCCCATGTTCGGCATCTGCCTTGGGCACCAGATCATTTCCCACGCGCTGGGGGCGAAGACCTTCAAGCTGAAGTTCGGCCACCGCGGCGCCAACCATCCGGTGAAGGACCTCCGCACGGGTAAAATCAGCATCACGTCCCAGAACCACGGTTTTGCCGTGGATCCGGACACCGTGCCGGACGACGTGGAAATCACGCTGATGAACCTGAATGACAATACCGTGGAGGGCATCGCCCACAAAACGCTCCCCGTTTTCAGCGTGCAGTACCACCCGGAAGCCGCCCCCGGCCCCAGAGACCCCCAGTACCTGTTCCGGGACTTCAAGCAGATGATTGCGGCCAGCAAACGGCAAACCGCCCGCTGA